A single genomic interval of Pseudomonadota bacterium harbors:
- a CDS encoding protein-disulfide reductase DsbD domain-containing protein, translating to MKHFYKTLFFLALAFSQLQTAVAQSTPNSQRVENVVATIVSSHDTFTKGDALRIGIRLDMDPQWHVYYINPGDSGLAPEANWTLPEGMTVGNFEFPTPEIIPIEPLTNYGYEHSVTLLAPARINEDMKTGKYSITAEVSWLMCKDICLPGEAMLTLPIEYSAEISTPSADASRFPSTEEYPAPDSGLISESLIQTDSNILFPISDPAFTKTLRFIP from the coding sequence ATGAAGCATTTTTACAAAACACTATTCTTTCTAGCCCTTGCCTTTTCACAACTACAAACTGCTGTAGCACAAAGCACGCCAAATTCGCAACGCGTGGAAAATGTTGTTGCTACAATTGTAAGCAGTCATGACACATTTACAAAAGGTGACGCACTTAGAATTGGTATCCGCCTTGATATGGATCCACAGTGGCACGTGTATTACATTAACCCGGGTGACTCAGGCCTTGCTCCAGAAGCAAACTGGACACTTCCGGAAGGTATGACTGTCGGTAACTTTGAATTTCCAACACCAGAAATTATTCCAATTGAACCTCTTACAAACTATGGTTACGAGCATAGCGTAACGCTCCTTGCCCCTGCACGTATCAATGAAGATATGAAAACAGGTAAATACTCTATAACGGCTGAAGTCAGCTGGCTGATGTGTAAAGACATCTGCCTGCCAGGTGAAGCAATGCTTACGCTTCCTATTGAGTACAGCGCTGAAATATCAACACCATCTGCTGATGCAAGCCGCTTCCCTTCAACTGAAGAATACCCTGCTCCTGATTCTGGCCTCATTTCTGAAAGCCTCATCCAAACAGACAGCAACATCCTCTTCCCAATTAGCGACCCTGCATTCACGAAAACACTGCGCTTTATTCCAC